In Lotus japonicus ecotype B-129 chromosome 5, LjGifu_v1.2, one genomic interval encodes:
- the LOC130721530 gene encoding extensin-like, whose translation MERSRVRMNAGILLLYLTLATISLTHCDAADRTMRLWKGPRNSRNIINKNLKKLKTTKHFDLDASIFTSNAQPYSVSSPYSLPSYESLASMSLLENSPPYCVNPPPSSGSGTPPGSGSGSGTPTTTPTPTAAGFQPSPPYYYTSPVLPTQNPPPPTPSIITPGPPDTPDIVPSPPSDTPGSPEPILNPPIIFPGPPGSSMSPPYFEPTPPYFESTPPFIPSPASGTTPSPPSTVPSPAGGGSVPSPPSVFQPPVVYPPPSVPPAPNTAPQATLWCVAKSAVPDPIIQEAMNYACWSGADCTSIQPNGPCYEPDTVIAHASYAFNSYWQRTKGAGGTCDFGGTAILVAVDPSYNGCRFIYN comes from the exons ATGGAAAGAAGCAGAGTGAGAATGAATGCTGGGATACTTCTTCTCTACCTGACTTTAGCTACCATTTCTCTCACTCATTGTG ATGCAGCAGATAGAACAATGAGACTATGGAAAGGCCCTAGAAACAGCAGAAATATAATCAACAAGAACCTAAAGAAGTTGAAAACGACTAAACATTTTGATCTTGATGCATCTATATTTACATCAAATGCACAACCCTACAGTGTTAGCTCCCCATATTCTTTGCCTTCTTATGAATCACTAGCCTCAATGTCATTGCTAGAAAACAGCCCTCCATATTGTGTGAACCCACCACCTAGTAGTGGTAGTGGTACACCACCTGGTAGTGGTAGTGGTAGTGGTACTCCTACCACTACTCCAACACCAACAGCAGCAGGCTTTCAACCCTCACCTCCTTACTATTACACTTCACCAGTTCTTCCAACACAAAACCCACCTCCTCCAACACCATCAATCATTACACCAGGCCCACCTGACACACCTGACATCGTTCCAAGCCCACCCAGCGACACACCTGGCTCACCTGAACCTATACTAAATCCTCCTATTATTTTTCCAGGCCCACCTGGGTCATCGATGAGCCCACCTTATTTTGAGCCAACACCACCTTACTTTGAGTCCACACCACCATTCATTCCTTCCCCTGCTAGTGGTACCACCCCCAGCCCACCAAGTACTGTTCCATCCCCTGCAGGAGGAGGTTCTGTCCCTAGCCCACCAAGTGTGTTTCAGCCTCCTGTGGTGTATCCACCACCAAGTGTGCCACCAGCACCCAACACTGCCCCACAGGCCACCTTGTGGTGTGTGGCTAAGTCGGCGGTCCCAGACCCAATCATCCAAGAGGCGATGAACTATGCATGTTGGTCAGGAGCTGATTGCACATCAATTCAGCCCAATGGGCCTTGTTATGAACCTGACACTGTAATTGCACATGCTTCATACGCTTTCAATAGTTACTGGCAAAGGACTAAAGGCGCTGGTGGTACTTGTGACTTTGGAGGGACAGCCATTTTGGTTGCAGTTGATCCTA GCTACAATGGATGCCGTTTCATCTACAACTGA
- the LOC130721528 gene encoding uncharacterized protein LOC130721528 — MVVTLTHFFFFTFSPKTKTALSSSLRRAATKFHFYPPPPATVACTRRAMEDQDLHSVTQDFKNHSLHGGRKLNLEDLNWDNSFVRELPPDPRTDSLPREVLHACYSKVSPSVEVDDPQLVAWSQPVADLLDLDHQEFERPEFPLFFSGATPLVGAFPYAQCYGGHQFGMWAGQLGDGRAITLGEILNAKSERWELQLKGSGKTPYSRFADGLAVLRSSVREFLCSEAMHHLGIPTSRALCLVTTGKLVTRDMFYDGNPKEEPGAIVCRVAQSFLRFGSFQIHASRGNEDIGIVRGLADYAIKHHFPHIENMSKSETLSFSTGDEDHSVVDLTSNKYAAWAVEVAERTASLIARWQGVGFTHGVMNTDNMSILGLTIDYGPFGFLDAFDPKFTPNTTDLPGRRYCFANQPDIGLWNLAQFTAALSTAHLIDDKEANYALERYGTRFMDDYQAIMTKKLGLPKYNKQLIGKLLSNMAVDKVDYTNFFRTLSNIKADTSIPDDELLVPLKSVLLDMGKERKEAWTSWLKTYIHELSTGGISDEERKTSMDLVNPKYILRNYLCQTAIDAAEIGDFGEVRRLLKLMEHPFDEQPGMEKYARLPPAWAYRPGVCMLSCSS; from the exons ATGGTGGTGACGCTCactcatttcttcttcttcaccttctcTCCTAAAACTAAAACTGCACTTTCTTCCTCTCTCCGACGCGCCGCCACAAAATTCCATTTCTACCCTCCTCCTCCTGCCACCGTTGCATGCACCCGCCGTGCCATGGAGGACCAGGACCTTCACTCCGTCACTCAAGACTTTAAGAATCACAGTCTCCACGGTGGTCGCAAGTTGAATCTCGAAGATCTCAATTGGGACAATTCCTTCGTTCGAGAATTGCCCCCTGATCCCAGAACCGATTCCCTTCCCCGAGAG GTGCTGCATGCTTGTTATTCTAAAGTATCACCTTCAGTGGAAGTGGATGATCCTCAACTTGTGGCTTGGTCCCAACCGGTTGCTGACCTGCTCGATTTGGACCATCAAGA ATTTGAAAGGCCAGAATTTCCCCTTTTCTTCTCTGGTGCAACACCTTTGGTTGGAGC GTTCCCTTATGCTCAGTGCTACGGTGGACACCAATTTGGTATGTGGGCTGGGCAGTTGGGTGATGGTAGGGCAATTACGCTAGGGGAGATACTAAATGCAAAGTCTGAAAGGTGGGAACTGCAACTTAAAGGCTCGGGCAAGACTCCTTATAGTCGGTTTGCTGATGGTCTTGCAGTACTACGTAGCAGCGTCAGGGAGTTCCTTTGCAGTGAAGCAATGCACCACCTGGGGATACCAACAAGTCGTGCCCTTTGTCTAGTGACCACTGGGAAGCTGGTCACTCGAGATATGTTCTATGA TGGAAATCCAAAAGAAGAACCTGGTGCAATCGTTTGCAGAGTAGCCCAATCTTTTCTACGTTTTGGGTCATTCCAAATACATGCCTCCAGAGGTAATGAGGACATAGGTATTGTTCGTGGTTTGGCAGACTATGCTATCAAGCACCACTTTCCTCATATTGAGAACATGAGCAAGAGTGAAACCTTATCTTTCAGCACCGGTGATGAAGATCATTCCGTTGTGGATCTTACTTCAAACAAGTATGCAG CGTGGGCGGTGGAGGTTGCTGAACGTACCGCTTCCTTAATTGCTAGATGGCAGGGGGTTGGTTTCACTCATGGTGTGATGAACACGGATAATATGAGCATTTTGGGTCTTACTATCGATTATGGTCCATTTGGATTTTTGGATGCTTTTGACCCTAAATTTACACCAAATACCACAGATCTTCCTGGTAGAAGATACTGTTTTGCAAACCAGCCTGACATTGGTTTATGGAATCTTGCACAGTTCACAGCAGCACTGTCAACGGCTCATTTAATAGACGATAAAGAGGCAAACTATGCTTTGGAAAG ATATGGAACAAGATTTATGGATGATTATCAAGCTATAATGACCAAAAAGCTTGGCCTCCCTAAGTACAATAAGCAGCTGATTGGTAAACTTCTTAGTAACATGGCTGTTGACAAAGTTGATTATACAAACTTCTTTCGTACACTATCAAATATTAAAGCAGACACAAGCATTCCAGATGATGAATTGCTAGTCCCACTAAAGTCGGTGCTCTTAGATATGGGCAAGGAGCGTAAGGAAGCTTGGACCAGTTGGTTAAAAACCTACATACATGAG CTGTCCACCGGTGGTATTTCTGATGAAGAGAGGAAGACCTCAATGGATTTGGTAAATCCTAAATATATTCTGAGGAACTATCTTTGCCAGACTGCAATTGATGCTGCTGAAATTGGTGATTTTGGAGAAGTCCGTAGGTTGCTCAAATTAATGGAGCATCCTTTTGATGAGCAACCTGGAATGGAAAAGTATGCTCGCTTGCCCCCAGCGTGGGCATATCGACCAGGCGTATGTATGCTTTCTTGTTCTTCATGA
- the LOC130716929 gene encoding uncharacterized protein LOC130716929 isoform X1, whose protein sequence is MMSNYRWESLTVESSEGVKLRTRVFKPEGEYKDGNLGIVLVHPYSILGGSQGLLKGIASGLAQHGYTAVTFDMRGVGSSTGRASLTGFAEVKDVVTVCNWLSHTLSLHRILLVGSSAGAPIAGSAVDQIEQVIGYVSIGYPFGITASILFGRHHKAILHSPKPKLFIMGTQDGFTTVKQLKNKLKSAAGRVETHLIDGVGHFQMEGPAYDAHMVDLIIKFITSL, encoded by the exons ATGATGTCAAACTATAGATGGGAGTCCTTGACGGTGGAAAGCAGTGAAGGAGTGAAGCTCCGAACGAGGGTGTTCAAGCCAGAAGGAGAATACAAGGATGGAAACTTGGGGATCGTTCTGGTCCACCCATATTCCATTCTGGGTGGTTCACAGGGTCTCCTCAAAGGAATTGCTTCTGGGTTGGCTCAACATGGTTACACCGCCGTCACTTTTGACATGAGAGGCGTTGGCAGCTCCACTGGTAGGGCTTCTCTCACTGGCTTCGCTGAAGTCAAGGATGTCGTTACTGTCTGCAATTGGCTCtctcacactctctctcttcacAGGATTTTGTTGGTGGGTTCTTCCGCAG GTGCACCTATAGCAGGGTCTGCTGTTGATCAGATCGAACAAGTCATTGGCTATGTAAGCATAGGCTATCCATTCGGCATCACTGCTTCAATCCTTTTTGGTCGACACCATAAAGCAATCCTACACTCCCCAAAACCAAAACTCTTCATCATGGGAACTCAAGATGGCTTCACCACTGTAAAGCAGCTCAAAAACAAGCTTAAATCTGCTGCAGGACGTGTTGAAACACATCTAATCGATGGGGTAGGCCATTTCCAAATGGAAGGGCCAGCTTATGATGCTCACATGGTGGATCTCATCATTAAATTTATTACATCATTATAA
- the LOC130716927 gene encoding cytochrome P450 76A1 — protein MSKTEKMEYWLVVGFVLAMLVWFMLVIITEHNSHGSSKKLLPPGPTPWPLVGNIFQLGWSPHESFTKLAHKHGPIITLWLGSMCTVVVSSNEVAREMFKNNDVVLAGRKIYEAMKGNHGHEGSLITSQYGAHWRMLKRLCTTEFFVTSRLEFTQGVRVKCVNQMVRLIEEEAASGENGTRGVELGRFFFLMAFNLIGNLVFSEDLLLDKCKMERGKGFYEHAVKVMEYAGKPNVADFFPVFKWLDPQGIRRKTQYHVERAFEIAGWFIQQRMIQMQNNSGKDKRDKDFLDVLLEFDGDGVTGPYSFSSRTINVVIFEMFTAGTDTTTSTMEWAMAELLNNPRTLKKVQMELRTKVGPPDKRNIEEKDIENLPYLKAVIKETLRLHPPLPFLVPHMAMDSCNLQGCQIPKESQVLVNVWAIGRDPKVWDAPLLFWPERFLEPNMQVDYKGHHFEFLPFGSGRRMCPAMPLASRMLPLALGSLLHLFDWVLPDGLKPEEMDMTEGMGITLRKAVPLKAIPLPYKPRN, from the exons ATgtcaaaaacagagaaaatggAATACTGGTTAGTAGTGGGTTTTGTGTTAGCAATGTTAGTGTGGTTCATGTTGGTGATCATCACGGAACATAATAGCCATGGTAGTAGTAAAAAACTACTTCCACCGGGACCAACACCTTGGCCATTGGTTGGCAACATATTCCAACTAGGCTGGTCACCACACGAGTCCTTCACAAAACTCGCTCACAAACATGGTCCCATCATCACCCTCTGGCTCGGTTCTATGTGCACCGTGGTGGTCTCCTCCAACGAAGTGGCTCGTGAAATGTTCAAAAACAACGACGTGGTTCTTGCCGGAAGGAAAATCTACGAGGCCATGAAAGGAAACCACGGTCATGAAGGCTCCCTCATAACCTCTCAATACGGTGCTCACTGGCGCATGCTGAAGCGCTTGTGCACCACTGAGTTTTTCGTCACAAGTCGCTTGGAATTCACGCAAGGTGTTCGCGTGAAGTGCGTTAACCAAATGGTGCGCTtgatagaagaagaagctgcttCTGGTGAAAATGGAACTCGTGGCGTTGAGCTTGGGAGGTTCTTTTTCTTGATGGCTTTTAACCTTATTGGGAACCTTGTTTTTTCAGAGGATTTGTTGTTGGACAAATGCAAAATGGAGAGAGGGAAAGGGTTTTATGAGCATGCGGTTAAGGTTATGGAGTATGCTGGAAAGCCTAATGTAGCGGATTTCTTCCCGGTATTCAAGTGGCTTGACCCTCAGGGTATTAGGAGGAAGACACAGTACCACGTTGAAAGGGCCTTTGAGATTGCAGGCTGGTTCATTCAACAGAGGATGATCCAAATGCAAAATAATAGTGGGAAGGACAAGAGGGACAAAGACTTCTTGGATGTTCTATTGGAATTTGATGGGGATGGTGTCACTGGGCcctattctttttcttcaaggACTATTAATGTAGTTATCTTT GAAATGTTCACTGCCGGCACAGACACGACAACAAGCACAATGGAATGGGCTATGGCAGAGCTTCTGAATAATCCAAGAACGCTAAAGAAGGTGCAGATGGAGCTAAGGACCAAAGTAGGCCCGCCTGATAAGAGGAATATTGAAGAAAAGGACATTGAGAATCTTCCTTACCTGAAAGCAGTGATCAAGGAGACACTGAGACTCCATCCACCTCTTCCTTTTCTGGTTCCTCACATGGCTATGGACTCTTGCAACTTGCAAGGCTGCCAAATTCCCAAAGAGTCACAAGTTTTAGTGAATGTTTGGGCAATTGGGAGGGACCCTAAAGTGTGGGATGCTCCCTTGTTGTTCTGGCCAGAAAGGTTTTTGGAGCCAAACATGCAGGTGGATTACAAGGGACACCATTTTGAGTTTTTGCCTTTTGGGTCAGGTCGGCGAATGTGCCCGGCTATGCCACTTGCATCTCGCATGCTTCCCTTGGCGCTAGGGTCTCTCTTGCAC
- the LOC130716928 gene encoding protein EMSY-LIKE 3 isoform X1, which translates to MELDLSDSSGTDDDLPPSHQNRFQRPDHPAGNGRSAAVGSGPFPRMQNDMEIQIHNIELEAYTSVLRAFKAQSDSLTWEIQGLITELRKELRVSDEEHRELLPRVNGDDVIRRIREWRKGSGLQPGTVNTAPQVHDCTPSPSVSASRKKQKTSQSVASLSLGAPSPAVHPSLQPSSSTLKNGFSSGAKTNKPKSFPSAGPTNRSQVTNRRGSSGAFAANGAAKVASYDPLIGKKVWTRWPEDNQFYEAVVTDYNPANGLHALVYDMNSADETWEWVNLKEMSPEDIRWEGEDPNMPHKGGQPGAGRGMKKSMSQGGAVTGAGRGRGMTKAQSKKDLTLSRNGSRKKPTGDIEILHTDTLIKEVEKVFSASRPDPTEMEEAKKMLKEHEQALVDAIARLGDASDGESDGEPPFSQGQSKDQKKGLK; encoded by the exons ATGGAACTTGATCTCTCTGACAGCAGTG GAACAGATGATGATCTTCCTCCTTCCCATCAAAATAGATTTCAACGGCCAGATCATCCTGCTGGAAATGGAAGATCAGCAGCTGTAGGCTCTGGTCCATTTCCTAGGATGCAGAATGACATGGAAATTCAGATTCACAACATTGAGCTAGAAGCATACACCTCTGTCCTGCGGGCTTTTAAGGCTCAATCTGATTCACTTACTTGG GAAATACAAGGTTTGATTACAGAGCTTAGGAAGGAGTTAAGAGTATCAGATGAAGAACACAGAGAACTTCTACCCAGAGTCAATGGTGACGACGTCATTCGCCGGATAAG GGAATGGAGAAAAGGAAGTGGACTCCAACCTGGCACAGTAAATACTGCTCCACAAGTTCATGATTGCACACCCAGCCCTTCCGTTTCTGCTTCTCGCAAGAAACAAAAGACATCACAATCTGTGGCTTCATTATCCTTGGGTGCACCATCTCCGGCAGTTCATCCATCTCTGCAACCATCGTCATCGACCTTGAAGAATGGTTTTTCATCAGGAGCAAAGACAAATAAGCCAAAATCA TTCCCTTCTGCAGGTCCTACTAATAGAAGCCAAGTCACTAATAGGAGGGGTTCTTCAGGTGCCTTTGCAGCAAATGGAGCTGCTAAAGTAGCCTCTTATGATCCATTGATTGGAAAGAAAGTTTGGACAAGGTGGCCTGAAGATAACCAATTCTATGAAGCTGTTGTAACTGATTATAATCCTGCCAAT GGGCTGCATGCCTTAGTCTATGATATGAATTCAGCTGATGAAACATGGGAGTGGGTCAATCTTAAAGAG ATGTCTCCCGAAGATATTCGTTGGGAGGGTGAAGATCCCAATATGCCTCATAAAGGTGGCCAGCCTGGTGCAGGTAGAGGGATGAAAAAGTCCATGTCTCAAGGTGGTGCAGTTACTGGGGCTGGAAGGGGTAGGGGAATGACAAAGGCTCAGTCTAAGAAAGATTTAACTTTGTCACGAAATGGAAGCAGGAAGAAACCTACAGGTGATATTGAGATACTCCACACAGATACCCTTATCAAGGAG GTTGAAAAGGTTTTTAGTGCCAGTCGTCCTGATCCCACAGAAATGGAGGAAGCAAAGAAAATGCTAAAA GAACATGAACAGGCACTTGTTGACGCAATTGCCAGACTAGGAGATGCATCTGATGGTGAAAGTG ATGGAGAACCCCCATTTTCACAAGGGCAGTCAAAGGATCAGAAAAAAGGCTTGAAGTAA
- the LOC130716928 gene encoding protein EMSY-LIKE 3 isoform X2, whose translation MELDLSDSSDDDLPPSHQNRFQRPDHPAGNGRSAAVGSGPFPRMQNDMEIQIHNIELEAYTSVLRAFKAQSDSLTWEIQGLITELRKELRVSDEEHRELLPRVNGDDVIRRIREWRKGSGLQPGTVNTAPQVHDCTPSPSVSASRKKQKTSQSVASLSLGAPSPAVHPSLQPSSSTLKNGFSSGAKTNKPKSFPSAGPTNRSQVTNRRGSSGAFAANGAAKVASYDPLIGKKVWTRWPEDNQFYEAVVTDYNPANGLHALVYDMNSADETWEWVNLKEMSPEDIRWEGEDPNMPHKGGQPGAGRGMKKSMSQGGAVTGAGRGRGMTKAQSKKDLTLSRNGSRKKPTGDIEILHTDTLIKEVEKVFSASRPDPTEMEEAKKMLKEHEQALVDAIARLGDASDGESDGEPPFSQGQSKDQKKGLK comes from the exons ATGGAACTTGATCTCTCTGACAGCAGTG ATGATGATCTTCCTCCTTCCCATCAAAATAGATTTCAACGGCCAGATCATCCTGCTGGAAATGGAAGATCAGCAGCTGTAGGCTCTGGTCCATTTCCTAGGATGCAGAATGACATGGAAATTCAGATTCACAACATTGAGCTAGAAGCATACACCTCTGTCCTGCGGGCTTTTAAGGCTCAATCTGATTCACTTACTTGG GAAATACAAGGTTTGATTACAGAGCTTAGGAAGGAGTTAAGAGTATCAGATGAAGAACACAGAGAACTTCTACCCAGAGTCAATGGTGACGACGTCATTCGCCGGATAAG GGAATGGAGAAAAGGAAGTGGACTCCAACCTGGCACAGTAAATACTGCTCCACAAGTTCATGATTGCACACCCAGCCCTTCCGTTTCTGCTTCTCGCAAGAAACAAAAGACATCACAATCTGTGGCTTCATTATCCTTGGGTGCACCATCTCCGGCAGTTCATCCATCTCTGCAACCATCGTCATCGACCTTGAAGAATGGTTTTTCATCAGGAGCAAAGACAAATAAGCCAAAATCA TTCCCTTCTGCAGGTCCTACTAATAGAAGCCAAGTCACTAATAGGAGGGGTTCTTCAGGTGCCTTTGCAGCAAATGGAGCTGCTAAAGTAGCCTCTTATGATCCATTGATTGGAAAGAAAGTTTGGACAAGGTGGCCTGAAGATAACCAATTCTATGAAGCTGTTGTAACTGATTATAATCCTGCCAAT GGGCTGCATGCCTTAGTCTATGATATGAATTCAGCTGATGAAACATGGGAGTGGGTCAATCTTAAAGAG ATGTCTCCCGAAGATATTCGTTGGGAGGGTGAAGATCCCAATATGCCTCATAAAGGTGGCCAGCCTGGTGCAGGTAGAGGGATGAAAAAGTCCATGTCTCAAGGTGGTGCAGTTACTGGGGCTGGAAGGGGTAGGGGAATGACAAAGGCTCAGTCTAAGAAAGATTTAACTTTGTCACGAAATGGAAGCAGGAAGAAACCTACAGGTGATATTGAGATACTCCACACAGATACCCTTATCAAGGAG GTTGAAAAGGTTTTTAGTGCCAGTCGTCCTGATCCCACAGAAATGGAGGAAGCAAAGAAAATGCTAAAA GAACATGAACAGGCACTTGTTGACGCAATTGCCAGACTAGGAGATGCATCTGATGGTGAAAGTG ATGGAGAACCCCCATTTTCACAAGGGCAGTCAAAGGATCAGAAAAAAGGCTTGAAGTAA
- the LOC130716929 gene encoding uncharacterized protein LOC130716929 isoform X2: protein MMSNYRWESLTVESSEGVKLRTRVFKPEGEYKDGNLGIVLVHPYSILGGSQGLLKGIASGLAQHGYTAVTFDMRGVGSSTGRASLTGFAEVKDVVTVCNWLSHTLSLHRILLVGSSAGSAVDQIEQVIGYVSIGYPFGITASILFGRHHKAILHSPKPKLFIMGTQDGFTTVKQLKNKLKSAAGRVETHLIDGVGHFQMEGPAYDAHMVDLIIKFITSL, encoded by the exons ATGATGTCAAACTATAGATGGGAGTCCTTGACGGTGGAAAGCAGTGAAGGAGTGAAGCTCCGAACGAGGGTGTTCAAGCCAGAAGGAGAATACAAGGATGGAAACTTGGGGATCGTTCTGGTCCACCCATATTCCATTCTGGGTGGTTCACAGGGTCTCCTCAAAGGAATTGCTTCTGGGTTGGCTCAACATGGTTACACCGCCGTCACTTTTGACATGAGAGGCGTTGGCAGCTCCACTGGTAGGGCTTCTCTCACTGGCTTCGCTGAAGTCAAGGATGTCGTTACTGTCTGCAATTGGCTCtctcacactctctctcttcacAGGATTTTGTTGGTGGGTTCTTCCGCAG GGTCTGCTGTTGATCAGATCGAACAAGTCATTGGCTATGTAAGCATAGGCTATCCATTCGGCATCACTGCTTCAATCCTTTTTGGTCGACACCATAAAGCAATCCTACACTCCCCAAAACCAAAACTCTTCATCATGGGAACTCAAGATGGCTTCACCACTGTAAAGCAGCTCAAAAACAAGCTTAAATCTGCTGCAGGACGTGTTGAAACACATCTAATCGATGGGGTAGGCCATTTCCAAATGGAAGGGCCAGCTTATGATGCTCACATGGTGGATCTCATCATTAAATTTATTACATCATTATAA